CCATTTATGGTACTTCTTTTACCAATGTGGAAATTCTTGAGAGTTTCCTGACTATTTACTCACCTTTGGGATTTGAATTTGGTTAatagttttgtatttttaaatcaaacttaTGGAATTTTACCTTAAACATATCTATTGAAaagatgtttttttaaatttaattaaatcacTATTATAATCATTGTTCCCAATTatactaatttcattttatcataGAAACTATTCATATTTGAAGTTCATTTGACTGGCTTCTGATTAATTTTCATCAGTTTGGGAAACATTTATCTTCTTATTAATTAGAAAGCTCATAAGATTTTATTTAGGAATTATATTTGGATATTGatgtagaaaaatgtttctataaGTAGAGTTTCGGGAGGATGAATCAGAAAGAAAACCCTCGGGTAGTGCCTTCCCAAGATAGATCACTCCAAAAAGTTCATTTACACCACTAgatttaaaaagtatttggaTTTCAGTCAAACCAGGCTTCACTTCCTTAAAGCCAATACTGGAGCTCATTAGAAATCTGGAGCTGTATATTGAAAATAGCTTTGATATGAggcataataaaatttaagataGCAGTGCAATGTAACTCTTAATTTAAAATGGACTGAACCActtgaatatttgtttctaattaACCATACAAGCTGTGCATGATGAAGTGGACAGAAGttcacaaattaatttaaaaaatgtcaatattataaataaaaagttataaacctcgatttcaataaataaatagacgaAACCTTGGTgtgttacaaaatatttagtatgaacattttataataaaaatgatatactGTTTCAGAATCTATTAACGTACATTGTTAATAAACTTGGTGATCCATCTCAAAAAATAGCATCCAAGGTGATTTACTGTTTGACACAACTTTTGTTTAAACACATAAATATGCAAATGGTAGTgttgaatgaaattgaaaaattgatatttaggCCAAATGTTTCTACTCGGGCGCAATACTACAGCTTGTGTTTTTTGTCCCAATTTCATCTGAATCATGAAACTAGTCACATCGCTAGAAAGCTTAtagaagtttatttttcattttttaaggCCTGCGTGAAAACAGTAAGTATATCattaataataccaaaaaaattattaaaaagttataacagaattgttttgtatttatttggtACATTCTTTATTGGCTTTAGGGTGATATAGACAGTAGAATGATGTCAGCACTTCTTATGGGTTTAAACAGAGCTTATCCTTATGCGGAATTGAAATATGACAAGGTTCAAGAACATATAAATACAATGTATAGATTAGTACATTTGGCAAATTTTAATATTGGCTTACATACACTTATGCTATTGTACCAAGTATCTGATGCTGGAAATGGTATTACAGATAGGTAATTAAACAAAGTTTTCTTGTGTCACTTTAAGGGCAtatgtaattttgtttttgaacataaaatttttaaatcaatttgaatttatCCTGGCATATTCTGTCTTgaggaaatacaaaaatttatccCACAGTCAtcattatgatttttaatattaatcgTCTATGTATTTCGTCATTGTTATGtcattgtattttaaattttagattttattctGCATTGTACAGAAAACTGTTGGATCCAAATTTGTTGACTACTACTCACAGAGCAATGCTTTTGAGTTTGATTTATAAGGCTCTTCtaaaagataaagaaataaacagaataaaaatgtttataaagcGACTTTTACAGGTAAGCAAATATTAGAAAGTAGTTGTACATGAAGCTTAAAGAAAATCCGGTTtcttttatttaacaatttaatataTCCTCaacaaattatcatttaaaacaGTCAAGCCTAAAGGGGCTGTTTCATATTGTTTTTAGTTGTGATGAGACCTCAAtacatgatttttttcaaatgaattaatcTGTGGACTCCAAACGATAGTGGGTCATAAAAATATAGATCTGAAtgggaaaatgaaaaaagaagcTCCAAAAAATTAGACAATTCAGAGGAAACATGAGACAAAAATAGCAGGGAAAACTAGTCGAACAAGATAAAAAGTAAGACGTTAGTAAAACAACAAGAATCAATAAGGAATGAAATAAACAACTCATTTAATATGGTACAAGTATATTGTTAGAATGAAGACATAATTAAGACAAAAATGTTGGAGCTTGGAAACACCCTTAAAGTGAAAAAACTGATTGAGAGACACaaaaaaacagatgaaaggATGGGTGCAAGTAGGACAGAAAACCGCATCCCAAATCTGAAAAtgtaaaaggaaaaaataaaattgcattatTGTCTGATGCTCTAGAATAGGGGTCTCCAATCGTGAACGAACTGAATTTGAGGTTGCAAGTAGAAAATCAGCTTCTCCCTGATTTATACACCAATATCAAATTCTTCAGACAGAAATTCACACATTTTAAAACATATGAAACATTCAACCACACTACTGAGACTGAATTCCCCGTCGATTTTGGAGTCGAAACTTTGAGTGTTTTAAAGATAAATTTCGATACTCGTTTCTCAAGCTTTGATGTAATAACGAATGAAAttaatctttttcaaaatacttttgatCGAGACATTGAAACACTGGTTCCAGAACTTCAAatggaaattattgatttacAGAGCAGTAATATGTTTtagaacaaatatcaaaattcatctttattggaattttataagagtCTTCCGCTAGTAAAATTTGAgaatttgcataaatttgctCGTGGGTTGTATTCTGTTTATGGTACTACGTACTTATGTGAGAAAACGCTTTCCAAAATGAAGTACACAAAGAATGTTTACAGATATAAATTGACCGAGAGCATCTTAAATctcttttaataattggtaCAAGTAACATTAATCCACAAGTATAAACAATTGTCGGTGAAAAATcacaattgcataaatttcatttatcttATTAGTTGggattaatttaatatttcttttgttagttgggattaatttcatatttgtttgtTAGTTATAAATATGCTTAAGCTTAGATATTCCAGTTGAGTTTTCTGCGTCATCGAAATTTTACCTTGCTCGTCAATAAAACTGAGTAATTATCATTCTGTGTTTTCATTCTCTTCTGTTCAACTTATCACAGCAATAGTAACAGCAGTAAAACATTGGCTGCCGCGGGCCTGATCTGGCCGGATCTGACCCGCGGGCTGTAGTTTGGACTCTAGAAGGCCATAGAAAACAACAATTATTCTGAAGCCATCGTTATTCAAACAAATCAGCAATAACTCACCAAAATTGTCTATTTGTAGATGCTTTCATAATGTTGGTTACAATAATATGCAtgaatcatttataaaatatataaagtcaacatttctatttaaaatttctcCTTTTCTagttttaaagtatttttttcagatatccATGTATGCTCAACCTTGCTTTTCTTGTGggattttatatttgatatctcagcttatgattaaaaaaaatggtttgcaagctcttattttaaaacaaactgtATCTGTTGATATCAAAGATGAAGATGATGTGAAACATGAAGATGTATTGAATATTAAACAGGAAATCGAAAATGACgaatttgaacaaaatgaaGTAAGATGTGTATACATTTCATTTTTCGtgctatatttttaaatttgtaggTGAAACAATCAACTGTTGCTGCAATGAATACTGTTTCcgatattattgaaattaaagaagaaaCTGATATTAAGCCAGATGTGAGTGTTCTAGAAGCTTCCTTAAATGCTTCAGCTGATCGTAGCAACAATACCCTTATCCGAAAGGAAGACAAATATAATCCTTTAACCAGGAATCCATTATATGGCGGTGGAGAATTCTGTAGTTATACAGAGTTATATAAccttaaaaatcattttcatccCACTGTTTCCCTTTTTGCCTCAAATATTATGAATGGAGTGCCCATTGCATATAATGGAGATCCACTTACTGATTTTACACTTATTAGATTTTTGGATAGGTTCGTCTTTAAAAATCCGAAAAAAGTCAGTGAAACATCTGGAAGAGATTTAACTTTTGGGAAAAGAAAATTGTACAGACCTAAAGGTGTTAAATCAATATCTGTTAATTCTAATAGTTATGCCCAGGAAAACTCAGAAAATATCCCTGTTGATGAACTCTTTGTACATACGTAAGTATGATATAGTCATTTATTTGCTTCCCTCTTCAATAACATGCATAAATAGAATAGTTCATAAATAAACGTTGCAAACTGGCTgaatcattaataaatcaacTTTGATTTTATAGTTGTTAACTATTCAACTGTCATTAGTATATCATGaagtattttttgttgaaatgcGAATATTTACATCGCTAAGCTTTTGTGTTGGGCTATCAACAAGAAATAAACAATGATACAATTTAGAAAGTTTGATATATTGTTTGTTACTGGACCTCCATTAACCCCAGCACATCGAAAAGAACTTGTTCGCTAGAAATCATAAAGGCTAAGACGACCAATGGTTGCATAAGATGAGTTCATACTGTTATATTTGCTCAATATAATCAAGAATTGGTTGTGGATCAATAATGATGAGGAGTGgcagaaatatatattattcataCATGACAAGGCTCGACAACATCTCTTAGACTCATGGATATATGGAATGCTCTTTGCTAAAATGAATTCAGAAAAGAGGTTCAGAACTTTCCTATACACTGTTAAGCTGTAATTGATGCCAGACAAGAAAATATCTGCCATTAAAAAAGACCatttcattttagattttattttcaaactatttttttatacatatcttGTTATAGACGTATTTTCTATAATAGTCGGATTAAACGATATTTTGGAAGTTTTCCACATCCCAACAATTTGGTGAAATTggttaaatgaagaaatcaaaattatgtaTTAATATTGATGGGGAGTGTATTTATAATTTGGGTGTTTCTATTACATTtcttatatgttttattttattctttatttcaaaGATATTTGCAACAGAAATATCGAGAAAGAGGTTCATTGGAAAAAGACGATGACAGTGATTTAGAATCGGTTCAAAGTGATGAGTTTGAAGAAATGTTGGAGAAATTTTCAGGTCATAAAGATGAAGAGAAAGATGTTGATTACATGAATGAAAttggagaaaatattaaaaatgttgataagaaaaagaagagtaAGTAAAATGTTaacaaataagtttttatacattataaagtattctaaaacattttaagGCTCCATTACTGatagatttttataatatttcttcaatttagcCGAGCCATGTCAAATGCTCTAATTtcttaagaaaattttcatttttctcattaaCTTAGATGCGGCCAAatatttccttcaaaaattCTCCGAGTATTTTACCCACTTAGCTTCTGCGCTTGATTcaaattcacaataaattatatgttttatagaaaaaagtgaTAATGAAGATGTCGAAGAAGGCGACGATTTACTGGAGGAAGATGAAGATTTTGATGATGACGAGTTTGATGAAGAAAATGAGTTAGACTTCGACGATGATGATAAAGGTTGGTATGTACTCATCTCGTCAAGATATATTATACTGTTGATTTTTAGAATTGCTTGGGGATTTAAgcgacgatgatgatgaagcAATAGATTTTTCCGACGAAGAACCAagtaaaaagaaattgaaaaaaaattcggaCAAGGGTGATATCATGTCGAACTTTGCTTCAGCTGAAGAATTTGCAACCCTATTAGAAGAAGAAGGGCAATCAAAACATAAACCGGGCGGATCTAACGTCTTTGCGAATACAGATAATGCGGGTATAGTAATTTACAgtcataaaaatttgtaaaatgttaTCTCATTATTACttgattaataaaatagaaGTTTAATTCAGCTCTAtactttataaaatatgttagaGTAAATTGGTATTACTCTAAATAGGAAaccatatttattaatattaatgtgATCTGCATATCTTTTTTAGACGTGAAGCAGTTAGCTTGGGAAGAA
The genomic region above belongs to Diorhabda carinulata isolate Delta chromosome 9, icDioCari1.1, whole genome shotgun sequence and contains:
- the LOC130898161 gene encoding CCAAT/enhancer-binding protein zeta: MKIKKNKSPFHNNDIEDEIDSYEDSKKWYEEIQEDPKNFSKSTEQVLIELKDEAKKCHDSEVLNHNTKISKTNSNYQWMKTVMSKGTLSDKIAAHTVMIQDNPVANLETIRNLVGMVKVGKKKECTSVMETLAELFLSSLLIPNRKLKSFHQRPLSQLNELASGNAVTRRKILSYWYFEDQLKEIYASFVLALNTVAHDTVENNKEKAVSAMYKLLVDNSEQEKNLLTYIVNKLGDPSQKIASKVIYCLTQLLFKHINMQMVVLNEIEKLIFRPNVSTRAQYYSLCFLSQFHLNHETSHIARKLIEVYFSFFKACVKTGDIDSRMMSALLMGLNRAYPYAELKYDKVQEHINTMYRLVHLANFNIGLHTLMLLYQVSDAGNGITDRFYSALYRKLLDPNLLTTTHRAMLLSLIYKALLKDKEINRIKMFIKRLLQISMYAQPCFSCGILYLISQLMIKKNGLQALILKQTVSVDIKDEDDVKHEDVLNIKQEIENDEFEQNEVKQSTVAAMNTVSDIIEIKEETDIKPDVSVLEASLNASADRSNNTLIRKEDKYNPLTRNPLYGGGEFCSYTELYNLKNHFHPTVSLFASNIMNGVPIAYNGDPLTDFTLIRFLDRFVFKNPKKVSETSGRDLTFGKRKLYRPKGVKSISVNSNSYAQENSENIPVDELFVHTYLQQKYRERGSLEKDDDSDLESVQSDEFEEMLEKFSGHKDEEKDVDYMNEIGENIKNVDKKKKKKSDNEDVEEGDDLLEEDEDFDDDEFDEENELDFDDDDKELLGDLSDDDDEAIDFSDEEPSKKKLKKNSDKGDIMSNFASAEEFATLLEEEGQSKHKPGGSNVFANTDNADVKQLAWEENRNRWLNKFHKTVGGGKERKFNRKQKNFGKKRVNKNNNLKKIRK